One Leuconostoc mesenteroides subsp. mesenteroides ATCC 8293 genomic window, TTGTTGATGACAGGTATGAGCTTAACAGAAGCTCGTGCGGCATTGAAAGAAGAGGTGGGGTCCTAATGATTGCACAAAAGAATAACCTTTCTGTGGCAATGTTTTCTGTTTTATTCGGTTTAATTGTCGGCGCATTGATTATGTTAGTATTCGGCTATAACCCAATTTCTGGTTATGTTGCGCTACTTGGTTCGGCATTTGGTTCAATGCAGGATATTGGTGGTGTATTGACGCAAATGACACCTTTAATTTTGACAGCATTAGGGTTTGCAGTGGCTTCGTCTGCAGGATTCTTCAATATTGGTTTATCAGGTCAAGCTTTAGCCGGATGGGTTGGGGCAGTTTGGTATGCTTTGAGTTTTCCTGATATGTCAGCTATCATCATGATACCAAGCGCATTAATCATTGGAGCTGGTCTGGGTGCCATTGCTGGGTTCATTCCTGGTTGGCTACGCGCACAGTTTGGTGCTAGTGAAGTTATTGTGACGATTATGATGAATTATATTTTCTTATTTTTAGGAAATGATATCTTGCAAAATACGATGTCTAAGAATATTAAGGAGTCTGCAGAAACAACCAAACAAGTTGGTGCCAATGCATCGCTCCAGATGAAATGGTTGACTGATTTGACGCAAGGTTCAAGCATTTCAGCGGGAATATTTATTGCTTTAGCAATGATTGTTGTTGTTTGGTTTGTTATGAAGAAAACAACGCTTGGTTTTGAAATTCGTGCGGTTGGTTTAAACCCTGATGCGGCTAGATATGCTGGTATGTCAGCAAAGCGTAATGCTACAATAGCTATGGCAATATCCGGAGGTTTGGCAGGTTTAGCGGGAACCATTGAGGGACTTGGTAATTATCTGAACTTCTTTACGCAAAATGGGTCACCATCAATTGGCTTTGATGGTATGGCTGTTGCTTTACTTGGCGGTGGGTCTTATCTTGGTATACTTGGTGCTGCTGCAATTTTCTCTATATTAAAAATCGGTGGATTAGGAATGCCAATGTCTTCTGGTGTGCCATTTGAGTTGGTGGATATCGTTACAGCCTCAATTATTTTCTTTGTTGGTGTGCGCTATTTGATTCTATTAATTCAAAAGCGAATTAAAGATATGGACGAAAAAGCGGCGTTAGAGGCAGCCAATAAAAAAGCGGCAAAAGCAAATCAGCAGAAAGGCGGTGAATAAAATGTCACTCATGGCAATGTTATCACTTGTTATATCTAGCACACTAGTTTATTCAGCACCTCTGATATTCACTTCAATTGGTGGCACTTTTTCCGAACGTTCAGGTGTCGTTAACGTCGGCCTGGAAGGAATTATGGGAATGGGCGCTTTTGCAGCAGTCGTCTTTAACCTAACATTTGCTGGACAACTTGGCGCTGCCACACCTTGGTTAGGCTTGCTAGCTGGTGCCATTGTTGGGGTTGTTTTTTCGCTAATTCACGCTGTTGCTACAGTGACACTACGTGCGGATCATATTATTTCTGGAACAGTCATTAACTTGATGGCCCCAGCTTTGGGTGTATTCTTAATTAAAGTTTTATATGGTAAGGGGCAAACGGAGTCCATCGGGCAAGACTTTGGTTATGCCACGGTTCCTGGATTATCAAAAATGCCAGTATTAGGGCAATTATTCTTTGAAAAAACATCTGGGCCAGCTTGGTTAGCAATTCTTGTTGCTGGGATATCATGGTATATTATCTTTAAAACAAAGTTTGGTTTACGTCTGCGCTCGGTTGGTGAGAATCCACAAGCTGCCGATACACTTGGCTTAAATGTTGCACGTTTGCGTTATTCTGGTGTGATGATTTCTGGATTGCTTGGTGGCATTGGTGGTGCAGTTGTAGCACAGTCAATTTCATTAAACTATTCAGCTAGCACAATTGTTGGACAAGGCTTTATGGCGATGGCCGCAATGATTTTTGGTCGTTGGAATCCATTAGGTGCTTTGGGTGCTTCGTTGTTCTTTGGTTTGTCACAATCACTTGCTGTGATTGGGGCACAGTTACCAGGATTGAAAAATGTTCCTTCAATTTGGTTACAAATAGCACCATACGTACTCACAATCATTGTGCTTGTGTTCTTCTTTGGTAAAACACGTCCGCCTAAGGCTGATGGTGTGAACTATATTAAAGCAGCTTAAATCACATAAAAAAGCGAATCTTTTGATTCGCTTTTTTATTTATAAGTAAGCTGCTGTTTTCTCAGCAATTGCATTAGCTGATTTTTGTAGTAGTATCTTTTCTTCATCGGTAAGTTGTAGATCAAATTCAGCAGTTACACCATCACGGCCAATAATGGCTGGCGTAGAAATATATCCTTCAAAACGTTCATCATAGTGAGAAACGATGGCTTCTCTGCGTGCATTGGATAGAACTAATTTTGCAAGAGAAACAGCAGCATGAGCAATGGCAAAATTCGTATATTTTTTACCGGCAAAAACGGTAAAGCCCCCGACACGTGCAGCCTCTGCAACCTTATCTAGATTAATATCGTACAACTTAACTAATTCATCTGCATTTTTTCCTAATGCATTAACGGTAGACCAAGCGGCAAATTGTGAATCGCCGTGTTCTCCAAGCATATAACCACTAATTCCGCGAGGATCAATTGCTAATGTATCACCTAATGCACGTTTTAAGCGTGCAGTATCTAGGTAAGTTCCAGTGCCAAAAACTTGATTCGCTGGGAGGCCAGTTGCTTTTTGATAGATACCAGTAATAACGTCAACAGGATTTGAGATAACAATGAGCACACCATTAAAGCCTGCTTGCTTTAAGTCAGATCCAACCTGTTGTACCTCTGGGGTATTAGCTTTTAGTTCTGTAAAACGATCGCCACCAGGCTTAATCAATTCGATGTGTCCCAGAGCAGAAATAACAACTTCAGCGTCTGTTAAATCTGTTACTGTTCCAGCGTGTACTTCGACATGATGATCTAATAGACTGGCAGCATCACGAAAATCAAGCTCTTCAGATGCAAGTTTTTCTGGATTTTTATCTACTAAAACAATTTCATCTGCTAATCCTTGTGCAATAATGATGTGGGCTACCGTTACACCAACATGTCCAATGCCAACAACACCTATTTTTCTCATGTGAGTACCTCGTTAATATATTATGTGTTACAAATTAGATTATACACATAATTAGTGTAAATGAAAACAGCAGTGGTACTGTCTCAGTGTCACTGCTGTTTTGGTAGGTTAAAAATTAACTGACAAAGTATTTTAAAATTTGCGTCTCATCAAGTGCTTTTTTTTC contains:
- a CDS encoding lactate/malate family dehydrogenase, coding for MRKIGVVGIGHVGVTVAHIIIAQGLADEIVLVDKNPEKLASEELDFRDAASLLDHHVEVHAGTVTDLTDAEVVISALGHIELIKPGGDRFTELKANTPEVQQVGSDLKQAGFNGVLIVISNPVDVITGIYQKATGLPANQVFGTGTYLDTARLKRALGDTLAIDPRGISGYMLGEHGDSQFAAWSTVNALGKNADELVKLYDINLDKVAEAARVGGFTVFAGKKYTNFAIAHAAVSLAKLVLSNARREAIVSHYDERFEGYISTPAIIGRDGVTAEFDLQLTDEEKILLQKSANAIAEKTAAYL
- a CDS encoding ABC transporter permease gives rise to the protein MSLMAMLSLVISSTLVYSAPLIFTSIGGTFSERSGVVNVGLEGIMGMGAFAAVVFNLTFAGQLGAATPWLGLLAGAIVGVVFSLIHAVATVTLRADHIISGTVINLMAPALGVFLIKVLYGKGQTESIGQDFGYATVPGLSKMPVLGQLFFEKTSGPAWLAILVAGISWYIIFKTKFGLRLRSVGENPQAADTLGLNVARLRYSGVMISGLLGGIGGAVVAQSISLNYSASTIVGQGFMAMAAMIFGRWNPLGALGASLFFGLSQSLAVIGAQLPGLKNVPSIWLQIAPYVLTIIVLVFFFGKTRPPKADGVNYIKAA
- a CDS encoding ABC transporter permease; the encoded protein is MIAQKNNLSVAMFSVLFGLIVGALIMLVFGYNPISGYVALLGSAFGSMQDIGGVLTQMTPLILTALGFAVASSAGFFNIGLSGQALAGWVGAVWYALSFPDMSAIIMIPSALIIGAGLGAIAGFIPGWLRAQFGASEVIVTIMMNYIFLFLGNDILQNTMSKNIKESAETTKQVGANASLQMKWLTDLTQGSSISAGIFIALAMIVVVWFVMKKTTLGFEIRAVGLNPDAARYAGMSAKRNATIAMAISGGLAGLAGTIEGLGNYLNFFTQNGSPSIGFDGMAVALLGGGSYLGILGAAAIFSILKIGGLGMPMSSGVPFELVDIVTASIIFFVGVRYLILLIQKRIKDMDEKAALEAANKKAAKANQQKGGE